A genomic segment from Nicotiana tabacum cultivar K326 chromosome 7, ASM71507v2, whole genome shotgun sequence encodes:
- the LOC107796329 gene encoding uncharacterized protein At5g41620, which yields MEREEKVEKERRNKKKQEEELLVVKLKQGILVGKRGGNCTTPSPTWKIGLAQADGSLLEDSPFSSNSTSLSVRKLGANLWEFQPQVNKMSKIGPLPQNHKDKRSKLPSQPADPPDSPQQQPTSTSSLGRDIAASLRQHHHHLIGKNGGAHSLESPASYCSSMEMAPYKPVETPTSSKDFKGRSGKSSYSLKTSTELLKILNRIWSLEQQHASNMSLVKALRKDLDHSQRRVKELQEEKKRDREEIDDLMMLVAEYRIGRKNNKHNRTEDAVKTLTVELHNERKLRKHSENLHRKLAREIAEVKSSFSNALKELEREREARIMLEELCDEFANGTKEYEQEVRFLKSKLTKDHTLTEEKDGLIIHICEAWLDERMQMKQAQSHHGLAEKKTTVDKLRSEIQTFLKARHSSDHKNNVSNLKGAKESCLHRHSLESFHLNNIASAPRIENEDGDSFANTIRATKSNRGLSGKHNDSSCINQHEKNITESNPPQKKIETPVSKDPDATSSRIQPEEKIFESTVVKETPVEGNDSCVLEKSVTKQRKSQKRKNDRMKTGSSLLNNLFRDHSLPSEAKTLKNDDKHMEHSFDPTTFTGPTSPVQKWTSKLTAPDLEVVESSSKLPLGVKENTLKAKLLEARLERQQLRPRATKGLSEVS from the exons ATGGAGAGAGAGGAAAAGGtagaaaaagagagaaggaaTAAGAAAAAGCAAGAAGAAGAATTGTTGGTAGTAAAGTTGAAACAAGGTATTTTGGTGGGGAAAAGAGGGGGTAATTGTACTACTCCTTCACCTACATGGAAAATTGGGTTGGCTCAAGCTGATGGTTCTCTACTTGAAGATTCGCCTTTTTCTTCCAATTCTACTTCACTCTCTGTTAGAAAACTTGGTGCCAATCTCTGGGAATTTCAACCCCAAGTTAATAAGATGAGCAAGATTGGCCCTCTTCCCCAAAATCACAAAGACAAACGTTCCAAGCTTCCCAGCCAACCAGCTGACCCACCTGATAGCCCACAGCAGCAG CCAACAAGCACCAGTAGTTTAGGGCGGGACATCGCAGCGTCGCTTAGACAGCATCATCATCATTTAATTGGGAAGAATGGAGGCGCTCATTCGCTTGAATCTCCAGCAAGTTACTGTAGCTCGATGGAG atggctccttataaacCTGTAGAGACTCCGACCAGCTCAAAGGACTTTAAAGGTAGAAGTGGAAAGTCTAGCTACAGTCTCAAAACATCAACAGAGTTACTTAAGATACTTAATAGGATTTGGAGCCTTGAACAACAACATGCATCAAACATGTCTTTGGTGAAAGCATTGAGAAAAGATCTCGATCACTCTCAAAGACGTGTTAAGGAactacaagaagaaaagaaaagagacagAGAAGAAATAGATGACTTGATGATGCTAGTTGCTGAGTACAGAATTGGAAGAAAAAACAACAAGCATAACAGAACCGAAGATGCAGTCAAGACACTGACTGTTGAGTTACACAATGAAAGGAAGTTGAGAAAACACTCAGAAAATCTTCACCGTAAGCTTGCTCGAGAGATTGCTGAAGTGAAATCTTCATTCTCTAATGCTTTAAAAGAACTTGAAAGAGAACGGGAGGCACGGATTATGCTAGAAGAATTATGTGATGAGTTTGCCAATGGAACTAAGGAGTATGAACAAGAAGTGCGGTTCTTGAAAAGCAAACTGACAAAGGATCACACATTGACAGAAGAGAAGGATGGATTGATCATCCATATTTGTGAAGCCTGGTTAGATGAGAGGATGCAAATGAAGCAAGCGCAAAGTCATCATGGTCTTGCAGAAAAGAAAACAACTgtggacaagttgaggtccgAAATACAAACCTTTCTTAAAGCTAGACATTCTAGTGATCACAAGAATAATGTCTCAAACCTAAAAGGAGCAAAGGAAAGCTGCTTACACAGGCATTCTTTGGAATCCTTTCACTTGAACAATATTGCAAGTGCACCCAGAATAGAGAATGAAGACGGCGATTCATTTGCTAATACTATACGTGCTACTAAATCAAATAGAGGTTTAAGTGGAAAGCATAATGACAGCAGCTGCATCAACCAACATGAGAAAAACATAACTGAATCCAATCCACCACAGAAAAAGATTGAAACTCCAGTTTCAAAGGACCCTGACGCGACTAGCTCAAGAATCCAACCTGAAGAGAAAATCTTTGAGTCAACGGTGGTTAAAGAGACTCCTGTTGAAGGTAATGATTCATGTGTGCTTGAGAAAAGTGTAACGAAACAAAGAAAATCCCAGAAAAGAAAGAATGACAGAATGAAAACTGGAAGTTCGTTGCTGAACAACTTGTTTAGGGATCATTCATTGCCTTCAGAAGCTAAGACACTTAAAAATGATGATAAGCATATGGAACATTCTTTTGATCCAACGACGTTTACTGGCCCTACAAGTCCAGTGCAGAAGTGGACATCAAAATTAACAGCCCCGGATCTTGAAGTGGTTGAATCTTCTTCAAAATTACCACTAGGTGTAAAAGAGAATACACTGAAGGCAAAGCTGCTAGAAGCCAGACTGGAAAGACAGCAGTTGCGGCCAAGAGCTACAAAAGGTTTGTCTGAGGTTTCTTGA